The proteins below are encoded in one region of Paenibacillus sp. YYML68:
- a CDS encoding SiaB family protein kinase codes for MNSPLYEVQRFLQENRILISFTGKLTQGLIEEYGAAVRKYLENAERPTNEVRSIFSIFIEQTQNINNYCSGREHSPWAEQLARSSIVTIGEDSLGHYIYSGNLMETADVEPLKHTLDELLKLDKDGLKQLYKARLREAVEPGSLGAGIGLIDMARKAKQPLEYSFTPIEGGLTFFTLKAVV; via the coding sequence ATGAACAGTCCGCTGTATGAGGTTCAGCGGTTTTTGCAAGAAAACCGCATTCTGATCAGCTTCACTGGTAAGTTGACGCAGGGCTTAATTGAAGAGTATGGCGCAGCAGTGAGGAAGTATCTGGAGAATGCAGAGCGGCCGACGAATGAGGTCCGCAGCATCTTCTCGATCTTCATTGAACAGACGCAGAACATTAACAATTACTGCAGCGGCCGGGAGCATAGCCCGTGGGCTGAGCAGCTGGCAAGGTCGAGTATTGTGACGATTGGGGAGGACAGCCTGGGACATTATATTTACTCAGGTAACCTGATGGAGACTGCAGACGTCGAGCCGCTGAAGCATACGCTCGATGAGCTGCTGAAGCTTGATAAGGATGGGCTGAAGCAGCTCTACAAGGCGAGGCTGCGCGAGGCAGTCGAGCCGGGCTCGCTTGGGGCAGGCATCGGACTGATCGACATGGCGAGGAAGGCGAAGCAGCCACTGGAGTACTCGTTCACGCCGATTGAGGGCGGTCTGACGTTTTTCACGTTGAAGGCGGTGGTGTGA
- a CDS encoding DUF1987 domain-containing protein, whose amino-acid sequence MMDVRAGLYIEATKSTPLVSFDAEAHSLRISGESYPENAFKFYEPLLLWVDSYLAELGSEEEVKLELRLSYMNTSSTKCFMMLLEKFDEAYVAGKQVRLIWYCSPDNESEQECAEEFKEDLRLPFDIVLQDEA is encoded by the coding sequence ATGATGGATGTACGAGCAGGATTATATATAGAGGCGACGAAGAGTACGCCGCTCGTAAGCTTCGATGCGGAGGCTCATTCACTGCGAATTAGCGGAGAGTCGTACCCGGAGAATGCGTTCAAGTTCTACGAGCCGTTACTGCTGTGGGTCGATTCGTACTTGGCGGAGCTGGGGTCGGAAGAGGAAGTGAAGCTGGAGCTGCGGCTGTCATATATGAATACGAGCAGTACGAAGTGCTTCATGATGCTGCTGGAGAAGTTCGATGAGGCGTATGTAGCCGGTAAGCAGGTGCGGCTGATCTGGTACTGCAGCCCGGATAACGAGAGCGAGCAGGAATGTGCTGAGGAATTCAAGGAGGACCTGCGGCTGCCCTTCGACATCGTGCTGCAGGACGAGGCGTAA
- a CDS encoding SpoIIE family protein phosphatase, which translates to MKHYDKGTLRLIGFASLVIMFSMLLIGAIVNGFTENGVVRKLKEKDLPSIAQGMAAKVDGRIERAKETSLVLAADPDVKEWLLAGEPSDERQRKALQRLSGYVQQLGYSSSFIVSAGTGNYWGENGGLLGKVSRDEPADQWFYRFLSSGEPLQVNLDYNKERQETFVFTNALMMDEARPLAVVGVGMSLVDLAEEFRQFKYGQTSRLWLINEEGFVMLSDRTDDYGKNVTDWLEPSLTGVLLASGNPALQTFELEAAGGALTDLISYPLASTNLRLLFQIERQETVSFLNRIQLNTVGVALISFVLILFLFYYVSHRLVNPFERALQLNEQLERKVQARTRELAEHNAKLTDSIDYARRIQESLLQGAKELPGTVKEHVLIYKPRDGVGGDFHWTKQVEGGTLIAVGDCTGHGVPGALMTMLAVSLLDRVSEQGDGRQPAQLLSQMNVLVKQLLHQSDAQGMTDDGLDLGLCFVAEDGHLLRYAGAKCSLYVREGDGIQVLRGERRAIGYRRTPADYPFRDEELQLLPGTVCYMATDGFFDQNGGEKGLPFGKKRFMETLERVGGLSLQEQSDTLWRELVRYMGEEEQRDDVTLLAFRAS; encoded by the coding sequence ATGAAGCACTATGATAAAGGGACGCTGCGGCTGATTGGCTTTGCCAGTCTCGTCATTATGTTCTCGATGCTGCTGATCGGCGCCATTGTCAATGGGTTCACGGAGAATGGGGTCGTCCGCAAGCTGAAGGAGAAGGATCTTCCGAGCATCGCACAAGGGATGGCGGCCAAGGTCGATGGTCGTATCGAGCGGGCGAAGGAGACGTCGCTCGTGCTGGCGGCTGATCCCGATGTCAAGGAATGGCTGCTCGCGGGTGAGCCATCGGATGAGCGTCAGCGGAAGGCGCTGCAGCGGCTGAGTGGATATGTTCAGCAACTCGGCTATAGCAGCTCGTTCATCGTCAGTGCAGGCACAGGTAACTATTGGGGGGAGAACGGCGGCTTGCTCGGCAAGGTGAGCCGGGACGAGCCAGCTGACCAATGGTTCTACCGCTTCCTCAGCTCTGGAGAGCCACTGCAGGTCAATCTGGACTATAACAAGGAGCGGCAGGAGACGTTCGTCTTCACGAATGCGCTCATGATGGATGAGGCTCGTCCGCTGGCGGTTGTAGGCGTTGGGATGAGTCTCGTGGACCTCGCGGAGGAGTTCCGCCAGTTCAAGTATGGACAGACGAGCAGGCTATGGCTCATCAACGAAGAGGGATTCGTCATGCTGTCTGATCGGACGGACGATTACGGCAAGAATGTAACGGACTGGCTGGAGCCGAGCTTGACGGGAGTGTTGCTTGCATCCGGTAATCCAGCGCTGCAGACGTTCGAGCTTGAGGCTGCAGGGGGCGCCTTGACGGATCTGATCAGCTATCCGCTAGCTTCAACGAACTTGCGATTGCTGTTCCAGATTGAGCGGCAGGAGACGGTATCGTTCCTGAACCGGATTCAGCTGAACACGGTTGGGGTGGCTCTGATCTCGTTCGTGCTCATTCTGTTCCTGTTCTATTACGTCTCGCATCGATTGGTGAATCCGTTCGAGCGGGCGCTCCAGCTGAACGAGCAGCTGGAACGCAAGGTGCAGGCGCGCACCCGGGAGCTAGCCGAGCATAATGCGAAGCTGACCGACAGCATTGACTATGCGAGGCGTATTCAGGAGTCGCTGCTGCAGGGGGCGAAGGAGTTGCCCGGTACCGTGAAGGAGCACGTGCTCATCTACAAGCCACGAGACGGCGTCGGCGGCGACTTCCATTGGACGAAGCAGGTAGAGGGCGGCACGCTCATTGCGGTGGGCGACTGCACAGGTCACGGAGTGCCTGGGGCGCTCATGACGATGCTCGCCGTATCTCTGCTCGATCGTGTATCCGAGCAGGGAGATGGCCGCCAGCCTGCGCAGCTGCTTAGTCAGATGAACGTGCTCGTGAAGCAGCTGCTGCATCAGTCGGACGCGCAAGGGATGACTGATGACGGACTGGACTTGGGACTGTGCTTTGTCGCTGAGGATGGCCATCTGCTGCGCTACGCAGGGGCCAAGTGCTCGCTATACGTGCGCGAGGGGGACGGTATTCAAGTGCTGCGCGGCGAGCGCAGAGCGATCGGGTATCGCCGGACGCCTGCGGACTATCCGTTCCGCGATGAGGAGCTGCAGCTGTTGCCCGGCACCGTCTGCTATATGGCCACCGATGGATTCTTCGACCAGAACGGTGGCGAGAAGGGGCTTCCCTTCGGCAAGAAGCGGTTCATGGAGACGCTCGAGCGTGTCGGCGGTCTGTCGCTTCAAGAGCAGAGCGACACGCTGTGGCGGGAGCTTGTTCGCTACATGGGCGAGGAGGAGCAGCGGGACGATGTGACGCTGCTTGCGTTTCGGGCTTCGTGA
- a CDS encoding glucuronate isomerase, whose protein sequence is MEIVDVHTLIRVVHDVINKQKITDMHTHLYPPSFGSLYRYGIDHVLTYHFLVNEYMRWNEISIEEFRALSLEKQADRIWNKLFIKQSPISEGARGVLTVLSAFGCDMKSRDLDTYRNHMSRQTPLNHLQKVLELSNVSHIIMTNDPFDNNERQFWLEGRKPERAYHASLRLDKLIRYYGNRIQLLRDWGYSVSDSWDQHSIDEVKRFLRDWIYLTKPVYMGVSLPPTYEYPEDSPVNQMLRDCVLPISLETGIPFALMIGTRTDPNHPLRNGSSIVGKAGIQSLERLFKDFPHNRFIVSMLSREDQHELTVLARKFNNLLIFGCWWFLNMTYAVEVINW, encoded by the coding sequence ATGGAAATTGTAGACGTTCATACGTTAATAAGAGTTGTCCATGATGTGATAAATAAGCAAAAAATAACGGATATGCATACACATCTTTATCCCCCAAGCTTTGGTTCATTGTATCGTTATGGGATTGATCATGTTTTAACGTATCATTTTTTGGTAAATGAATATATGAGATGGAATGAAATATCCATAGAGGAATTCAGAGCCCTTTCTTTAGAAAAACAAGCTGATAGGATTTGGAATAAATTATTCATTAAGCAATCTCCGATTAGTGAGGGTGCTCGTGGCGTATTAACTGTGTTATCTGCCTTTGGATGTGATATGAAGTCGCGGGATTTGGATACTTATCGAAATCATATGTCTAGACAAACGCCTTTAAATCACCTTCAGAAAGTTCTAGAACTCTCAAATGTTAGTCATATTATTATGACTAATGATCCTTTTGATAATAATGAACGTCAATTTTGGTTGGAAGGAAGAAAGCCTGAAAGAGCGTATCACGCATCTTTGCGATTAGATAAATTGATTAGATATTATGGAAATCGTATTCAGCTGCTAAGAGACTGGGGGTATTCAGTAAGTGATTCATGGGATCAACATTCTATTGATGAGGTAAAGAGATTTTTGAGAGATTGGATTTATCTCACAAAACCAGTATATATGGGGGTTTCATTACCGCCTACTTATGAATACCCGGAGGATTCGCCTGTAAATCAAATGTTGAGGGATTGTGTGTTGCCTATTTCTTTAGAAACGGGGATTCCATTTGCATTGATGATTGGCACAAGAACAGATCCTAATCATCCATTACGAAACGGATCGTCTATTGTAGGAAAAGCTGGTATTCAATCGTTGGAAAGACTGTTTAAAGATTTTCCTCATAATCGGTTTATCGTTTCAATGCTTTCACGAGAAGATCAACATGAATTAACTGTATTGGCTAGAAAATTTAACAATTTATTAATTTTTGGATGTTGGTGGTTTCTAAACATGACCTATGCAGTTGAAGTAATTAACTGGTAG
- a CDS encoding transposase: MSALQKPRFKQLNHGECAGAPILKSLWERFDLSLLLTQSGMMKRSGTPSWLICFLYVIGLVSNCSSVVQMARLAEQDALLKVMFQPWKLAQYTMSRFLSSPFAWTTFGKKRVARLQQDEVTRLQDGDVINLDDTHLAHPYAKQLPFLSWLYDSSKKTYVWAMNVVVLQAVLHSGLEYPLFYRVWHKSEQKNEGLSKIDLAKQMLLMLRESATCRLWVAMDRWYLCKGFFAFLEKHQFDWVTKAKRNTALFRKVIEPCTGRERYVPVTPIMLIREVYGQLVAEGASGLVSLAIPDIYMKQPHPVTNRRGKQVNKQRYVQIAAVAAMRLKEDDSELLETEEEAPATYKGAYLLISNRFDAPEEALRTYVKRWRIEVFFRTAKQELALEKCHSETEAHHHAHFELLFTAETLLSVALYELNKEKTSDEGYTHGEMVRGLFHTRCQVRMSHHKGQQRIYIDCDTHVQQFARLIDLFWPEHYRMVLWVAHHPINYQTLPRSA; the protein is encoded by the coding sequence ATGTCAGCGTTACAAAAACCGAGATTCAAACAATTAAACCATGGAGAGTGCGCAGGCGCACCCATACTGAAAAGCTTGTGGGAGCGGTTTGACCTTTCCCTCCTGCTCACACAATCCGGCATGATGAAAAGAAGCGGTACTCCGTCCTGGCTCATCTGCTTTCTGTATGTGATTGGCCTTGTCAGTAACTGCTCGTCTGTCGTTCAAATGGCGAGACTGGCCGAGCAAGATGCGCTTCTTAAAGTGATGTTCCAGCCATGGAAGCTTGCTCAGTATACGATGAGTCGGTTTCTCTCGAGCCCCTTCGCATGGACTACCTTTGGCAAAAAGCGAGTAGCAAGGCTTCAGCAGGATGAAGTCACTCGCCTGCAGGATGGGGATGTGATCAATCTGGACGATACGCATCTAGCTCATCCTTATGCCAAGCAGCTTCCTTTTTTAAGCTGGTTGTATGACTCGTCTAAGAAGACTTATGTGTGGGCGATGAATGTGGTCGTTCTTCAGGCCGTACTTCACAGCGGACTTGAATATCCGTTGTTTTACCGCGTATGGCACAAGTCTGAGCAGAAGAACGAAGGCTTGTCAAAGATCGATTTGGCCAAGCAAATGCTCTTGATGCTACGCGAATCGGCGACCTGCCGTCTTTGGGTTGCGATGGATCGCTGGTACTTGTGTAAAGGCTTCTTCGCCTTTCTCGAAAAGCATCAATTTGACTGGGTAACAAAGGCTAAACGCAACACGGCATTATTTCGTAAGGTCATCGAGCCTTGTACGGGTAGGGAGCGGTACGTTCCTGTGACCCCGATCATGCTCATCCGGGAAGTGTACGGGCAACTGGTTGCCGAGGGTGCGTCAGGACTGGTTTCACTTGCGATTCCTGACATCTACATGAAGCAGCCGCATCCTGTAACGAACCGCAGAGGCAAGCAAGTCAACAAGCAGCGCTATGTACAAATTGCCGCTGTAGCCGCCATGCGCTTAAAGGAAGACGATTCCGAGTTGCTCGAGACGGAGGAGGAAGCCCCCGCGACTTACAAGGGTGCCTACCTGCTCATCAGCAACCGCTTCGATGCGCCTGAAGAAGCCTTGCGTACTTACGTGAAGCGTTGGCGGATCGAGGTGTTTTTCCGTACGGCCAAGCAGGAGCTAGCCTTGGAGAAGTGTCATTCCGAAACTGAAGCCCATCACCATGCACACTTCGAATTATTGTTTACGGCCGAAACGTTGCTGTCCGTTGCTCTATACGAATTAAACAAAGAAAAAACGAGTGATGAAGGCTACACCCACGGCGAAATGGTTCGTGGCCTCTTCCACACTCGTTGTCAGGTCCGCATGTCACACCACAAAGGGCAACAGCGAATCTACATCGATTGTGACACACATGTACAGCAGTTTGCAAGACTTATTGATTTATTTTGGCCGGAGCATTATCGGATGGTTCTTTGGGTTGCGCATCATCCGATAAACTACCAGACCTTACCACGAAGTGCATAG
- a CDS encoding response regulator transcription factor — MNHEKILIVEDTDDIRQLLKLYLEAQGFQVVEAGTGEEGLTHFRKEQPDLVLLDIVLPDMDGYTLCRHIRSDSKVPIVFISCNTASGDIVRGLELGGDDYIEKPFDPAVVVARVHANLRRAPLARVRPQDAPSGDAPAAETIHIAGFEIDPQQLRVRDEEREIWLTVKEMQLLVHLATHPNQVFPPDQLYKEVWGSDSAGDTRTIFVHISSLRKKIETNAANPQYLLNIRGAGYLFKA, encoded by the coding sequence ATGAACCATGAGAAAATATTAATTGTCGAGGATACCGATGACATTCGTCAGCTGCTGAAGCTATATCTGGAAGCCCAGGGCTTCCAAGTCGTCGAGGCCGGCACCGGCGAGGAGGGACTCACCCACTTCAGGAAGGAGCAGCCGGACCTCGTACTGCTCGACATCGTGCTCCCCGATATGGACGGCTACACGTTGTGCCGCCACATTCGCAGCGACTCGAAGGTGCCGATCGTCTTCATCAGCTGCAATACGGCCTCGGGAGACATCGTACGGGGCCTTGAGCTCGGCGGCGACGATTATATCGAGAAGCCGTTCGACCCGGCCGTCGTCGTCGCACGAGTGCACGCCAATCTACGTCGCGCTCCACTCGCCCGTGTGCGTCCGCAGGATGCTCCCTCAGGTGATGCTCCTGCAGCGGAGACGATCCATATCGCCGGCTTCGAGATCGACCCGCAGCAGCTGCGCGTCCGTGACGAGGAGAGAGAGATCTGGCTGACGGTGAAGGAGATGCAGCTTCTGGTCCATCTGGCCACGCACCCCAATCAAGTGTTCCCTCCAGACCAGCTCTATAAGGAAGTATGGGGTAGCGACAGCGCGGGCGATACGCGCACGATCTTCGTCCATATTAGCAGTCTGCGCAAGAAAATCGAGACGAACGCCGCCAATCCGCAATATTTGCTTAACATTCGCGGGGCCGGGTACTTGTTCAAGGCTTGA
- a CDS encoding response regulator transcription factor, with amino-acid sequence MANRTILIVEEEPDIFQLVHEQLTQQGYDVHRSQTMKDAALHYEELEPDLVILGIGAHTQDGLNTLTEIRSYSNVPIVLLSSRGEPADIIHGLELGADDYIVKPFDPKVLSARVQANLRRSAIFRRNRRWKTSLTVSAPPKEEVMIFDSLEIDPIRFQVMLDGQALPLVTKEIQLLSFLARSPGTVYTLEELYEAVWGMESNGNTRTVIVHLSNLRKKLEPHPSRTTYIHNIRGVGYKFEPKRSTF; translated from the coding sequence GTGGCGAACCGGACTATCCTGATCGTCGAGGAAGAGCCTGACATATTCCAGCTGGTCCATGAGCAGCTAACCCAGCAAGGGTACGACGTACATCGCTCGCAGACGATGAAGGATGCTGCTCTGCACTACGAGGAGCTGGAGCCCGACTTGGTCATTCTCGGCATTGGGGCACACACTCAAGACGGCCTGAATACGCTAACGGAAATTCGGAGCTACTCCAACGTCCCGATTGTCTTACTCAGCAGCCGAGGCGAGCCCGCCGACATCATTCATGGGCTGGAGCTTGGTGCAGACGATTATATCGTGAAGCCGTTCGATCCCAAGGTGCTGTCCGCCCGCGTGCAAGCGAACCTGAGACGCTCTGCAATCTTCCGCCGCAATCGGAGATGGAAGACCTCCTTGACCGTCTCAGCTCCCCCGAAGGAGGAGGTCATGATATTCGACAGCCTGGAGATCGATCCGATTCGGTTCCAGGTCATGCTGGACGGACAAGCGCTCCCGCTCGTCACGAAGGAGATTCAGCTGCTCAGCTTCCTCGCCCGCAGTCCCGGCACCGTCTATACGCTGGAGGAGCTGTACGAGGCGGTATGGGGCATGGAGAGCAATGGCAACACCCGCACGGTCATCGTTCACCTCAGCAACCTACGGAAGAAGCTGGAGCCCCATCCTTCCCGGACTACTTATATTCATAATATTCGAGGCGTCGGCTATAAGTTCGAGCCGAAGCGTTCTACGTTCTGA
- a CDS encoding copper amine oxidase N-terminal domain-containing protein — MPEKEDSIHRCRIHVVIYSSIKDDEPLTLVQAAELVNGTMVPVRFVSEALGAEVGWDAATRTVLITQE, encoded by the coding sequence CTGCCTGAAAAAGAGGACTCAATCCATCGTTGCCGAATTCATGTAGTCATCTATTCATCCATCAAGGACGATGAGCCGTTAACACTCGTGCAAGCCGCTGAGCTTGTGAACGGCACGATGGTGCCGGTCCGCTTCGTCAGCGAAGCGCTCGGAGCCGAGGTGGGCTGGGATGCGGCAACTCGAACGGTGCTGATTACGCAAGAATAA
- a CDS encoding deoxyribodipyrimidine photo-lyase: MLLFIHRKDLRIDDLPAFDYIRAAAQPSLHVLILDPLLLRNGRSAEHSGVNFLQHAARLTRLYREAGAQLHVLHGEPSAVLQGLLAAHPDIDELVLHEDVSPYALKRDRELRAAAEARGVRVTAFEEASLADVREFARWSGRQQPYKVYTPFYKRWREYVSERVRPASHVTVRDLATVALADGLAERYAPPAELAAALAEGGPPVHSRAASAEARPALAGAAASAPAQEPEEALDRFLEERLPGYAGERDRYDRDGTSRLSRHLNVGAISIRSVYERLIASPLAVEPWLRQLAWRDFYQYQARLDPLFFRYEETVDLSKLDSVHFPAWAEARTGIPIIDAAMTELIETGWMPNRLRMITAMFLAKNLGCPFHYGERYFRLKLSDYDNVLNRGGWLWCASLGFDAAPYFRIMNPVTQSQTHNPTGAYIRRWRPELAHLSDRDIHKPQPHAIVDLKASRAIAIETYKRLLRDRTSELPK, translated from the coding sequence ATGCTGCTATTCATTCACCGCAAAGACTTGCGCATCGACGACTTGCCCGCGTTCGATTATATACGTGCCGCCGCACAGCCTTCACTGCATGTGCTCATACTCGATCCGTTGCTGCTGCGCAACGGCCGTAGCGCCGAGCACAGCGGCGTCAACTTCCTGCAGCACGCCGCAAGGCTTACGCGTCTGTATCGCGAGGCCGGTGCGCAGCTGCATGTGCTGCACGGCGAGCCGAGCGCCGTGCTCCAGGGGCTCTTGGCCGCGCATCCGGACATCGACGAGCTCGTGCTGCACGAGGACGTCTCGCCCTATGCGCTGAAGCGCGACCGTGAGCTGCGCGCCGCGGCGGAGGCTCGCGGCGTGCGGGTCACCGCCTTCGAGGAGGCGAGCCTCGCCGACGTCCGTGAGTTCGCGCGCTGGTCCGGCCGCCAGCAGCCGTACAAGGTGTACACGCCATTCTACAAGCGATGGCGTGAATATGTGAGCGAGCGGGTGCGCCCCGCGTCGCACGTGACGGTGCGCGACCTCGCGACGGTCGCGCTCGCGGACGGGCTGGCGGAGCGCTATGCGCCGCCAGCCGAGCTGGCCGCGGCCCTCGCCGAGGGCGGGCCGCCTGTGCACAGCCGCGCCGCCTCAGCGGAGGCGCGGCCTGCGCTTGCGGGCGCGGCTGCGTCAGCGCCCGCGCAGGAGCCGGAGGAAGCGCTGGACCGCTTCCTCGAGGAGCGGCTGCCCGGCTATGCGGGCGAGCGCGATCGCTATGACCGCGACGGCACGAGCCGTCTCAGCCGCCATCTGAACGTCGGAGCGATCTCCATTCGCTCCGTATACGAGCGGCTGATCGCGAGCCCTCTCGCGGTCGAGCCTTGGCTGCGCCAGCTGGCTTGGCGCGACTTTTACCAATATCAGGCGAGGCTGGACCCACTCTTCTTCCGCTATGAGGAGACGGTCGACCTGTCGAAGCTGGACAGCGTCCACTTCCCCGCGTGGGCGGAGGCGCGCACTGGCATCCCGATTATCGACGCAGCGATGACCGAGCTGATCGAGACCGGCTGGATGCCGAACCGGCTGCGGATGATTACGGCCATGTTCCTGGCCAAAAATCTCGGCTGTCCGTTCCACTACGGCGAGCGCTACTTCCGCCTCAAGCTCAGCGATTACGATAACGTGCTGAACCGCGGCGGCTGGCTCTGGTGCGCCTCGCTCGGCTTCGACGCCGCGCCGTACTTCCGCATCATGAATCCAGTGACGCAGTCCCAGACGCACAACCCGACGGGCGCGTACATCCGCCGCTGGCGGCCAGAGCTTGCCCACCTGTCGGACCGGGACATTCATAAGCCGCAGCCGCATGCGATCGTCGATCTGAAGGCGTCCCGAGCGATAGCCATTGAGACCTATAAGCGATTGCTCCGAGATCGTACGAGTGAGCTGCCTAAGTAA
- a CDS encoding C40 family peptidase, producing MKKLVGFVCSAVMFCTISVGSAWAETPLSAAVNDGLGSPYKWAGTTTKGFDCSGYTSWVFAKFNIQLPHSSKSQAQLGTHVDKNDLRPGDLVFFNTDGRGISHVGVYVGDGKFYHSATNEGVVITKLSDSYYVKRYVTARRILSEEQYTQLMTDPATQ from the coding sequence GTGAAGAAGCTTGTCGGTTTTGTATGCTCAGCAGTTATGTTTTGCACGATTTCGGTTGGAAGCGCATGGGCGGAAACTCCGCTAAGCGCAGCGGTTAACGACGGACTGGGCTCTCCTTATAAGTGGGCTGGTACGACGACGAAGGGCTTCGATTGCTCGGGCTACACCTCGTGGGTGTTCGCCAAGTTCAACATTCAGCTGCCGCATTCCTCCAAGAGCCAAGCCCAGCTCGGCACACACGTCGATAAGAACGACTTGCGTCCTGGCGACCTCGTCTTCTTCAACACAGACGGCCGCGGCATCTCGCATGTCGGTGTCTATGTAGGCGACGGTAAGTTCTATCACTCCGCTACGAATGAGGGTGTCGTCATCACGAAGCTGTCGGACAGCTACTACGTGAAGCGCTATGTGACCGCTCGCCGCATTCTGTCGGAGGAGCAGTACACACAGCTCATGACGGACCCAGCGACCCAATAA
- a CDS encoding YceI family protein: MKHVKLLVSASVLSVALAGGYLAFDSYTGNKVEIKEVISAAASASAKSSSGQQLTNEAMSGMWNVAPSSEVYFSVTTSKSTVNFVAKEVVGSWTLDAAEPAKSTAEGSIAMKSINSGNADRDDHVRAKDYFDVASFPNAVFKAKSFSGLPQSWTEGEKVSFQMVGTLSVKGIEKEVTFNSDALVENGQLKLEGKTVVTFADFGLKNPHNVLMETQNNIDVQLRLVLEKAGS; encoded by the coding sequence ATGAAACATGTGAAGCTGCTCGTATCCGCCAGTGTTCTATCTGTTGCTCTTGCGGGAGGCTATCTTGCCTTCGATTCTTACACCGGCAATAAAGTGGAGATCAAGGAGGTCATCTCGGCTGCGGCTTCGGCTTCCGCCAAGTCGAGCTCCGGTCAGCAGCTCACGAATGAGGCGATGAGTGGCATGTGGAACGTCGCTCCATCGTCTGAGGTGTACTTTTCCGTCACGACGTCGAAGTCTACCGTAAACTTTGTTGCGAAGGAAGTCGTAGGCAGCTGGACACTGGACGCGGCAGAGCCTGCGAAGTCCACGGCGGAGGGCTCGATTGCGATGAAGTCGATCAACTCGGGCAATGCGGATCGCGATGATCATGTTCGGGCTAAGGATTACTTCGATGTCGCTTCGTTCCCGAACGCCGTCTTCAAGGCGAAGTCGTTCAGCGGCTTGCCGCAGAGCTGGACGGAAGGCGAGAAGGTCAGCTTTCAGATGGTGGGGACACTGAGCGTGAAGGGGATCGAGAAGGAGGTAACGTTCAACAGCGATGCGCTTGTTGAGAACGGTCAGCTGAAGCTGGAGGGCAAGACGGTTGTGACGTTCGCGGATTTCGGATTGAAGAATCCTCACAACGTGCTGATGGAGACGCAGAACAACATTGATGTACAGCTGCGGCTTGTGCTGGAGAAGGCCGGGAGCTAA